A region from the Natronoarchaeum mannanilyticum genome encodes:
- a CDS encoding peroxiredoxin family protein, whose amino-acid sequence MGMEGERAPDFTLPSTAGGDVSLSDRLETGPAVVIVNRGHWCSFCAEQLQTFSEVSYDLWFHEKVDVLPIVVDPLPRVTEMRDRYDLEIQLQADPDGEVAEQYSGTEQTSHGLTGISGVYVIDEKGTIRYEQVADNPADRVYGNYVRYYIRNDYEPPFGGD is encoded by the coding sequence ATGGGAATGGAAGGCGAGCGGGCGCCCGACTTCACGCTCCCCAGCACCGCCGGCGGGGACGTGTCGCTCTCGGATCGGCTCGAAACCGGACCGGCCGTCGTCATCGTCAACCGCGGGCACTGGTGTTCCTTTTGCGCGGAACAGCTCCAGACGTTCAGCGAAGTGTCCTACGACCTCTGGTTCCACGAGAAAGTCGACGTACTGCCGATCGTGGTGGACCCGCTCCCCCGCGTGACCGAGATGCGCGACCGGTACGACCTGGAAATCCAACTGCAGGCCGATCCGGACGGCGAGGTCGCCGAGCAGTACAGCGGGACCGAGCAGACGAGCCACGGACTCACCGGCATCTCCGGCGTGTACGTGATCGACGAGAAGGGGACTATTCGGTACGAGCAGGTCGCGGACAACCCCGCCGATCGCGTCTACGGGAACTACGTCCGGTACTACATCCGGAACGACTACGAGCCGCCGTTCGGCGGCGACTGA
- a CDS encoding DUF7388 family protein: MLRNAESVGETGIDAAALKPTECDVARAADLPVGTVTIDYEGREHLPTPESLAGLAEHLDVRVTTPVRADGFDPLGDDALLADLPESVGNVLVAGHPAYLTDEERRRAVAPRLGEAVDRSVDPWVGTESVERIALATGQTQFELLSRTTDRDLRSLRAAGFGGDIAVYAPTVLADDEDAILDAVGDYVARRGPVARALPEGAPTDADAEGRAREVLLAAASDYALVGGVEQVRERVAALREAGATTVVGYPARGVDAFLRD, from the coding sequence ATGCTACGTAACGCCGAGTCCGTCGGAGAGACCGGTATCGACGCCGCCGCGCTCAAACCGACTGAGTGCGACGTCGCCCGCGCCGCCGACCTGCCGGTCGGGACGGTGACGATCGACTACGAGGGCCGCGAGCACCTGCCGACCCCGGAGTCGCTGGCGGGGCTCGCCGAGCACCTCGACGTGCGCGTCACCACCCCCGTGCGCGCCGACGGGTTCGACCCGCTGGGCGACGACGCGCTACTGGCGGACCTTCCCGAATCCGTCGGAAACGTGCTCGTCGCCGGTCATCCCGCCTACCTCACCGACGAGGAGCGCCGGCGCGCCGTCGCGCCGCGGCTGGGCGAGGCCGTCGACCGCTCGGTCGATCCGTGGGTCGGCACCGAGAGCGTCGAGCGGATCGCGCTGGCGACCGGCCAGACCCAGTTCGAGCTGCTCTCGCGGACGACCGACCGCGACCTCCGGAGCCTCCGGGCCGCCGGGTTCGGCGGCGATATCGCAGTCTACGCGCCGACCGTGCTCGCCGACGACGAGGACGCGATTCTCGACGCCGTCGGCGACTACGTCGCCCGGCGCGGGCCGGTCGCACGCGCGCTCCCCGAAGGCGCGCCGACCGACGCCGACGCCGAGGGGCGAGCGCGCGAGGTGTTGCTCGCCGCGGCGAGCGACTACGCGCTCGTCGGCGGCGTCGAGCAGGTGCGCGAGCGCGTCGCCGCGCTGCGCGAGGCGGGCGCCACGACGGTCGTCGGCTACCCCGCCCGCGGCGTCGACGCGTTCCTGCGGGACTGA
- a CDS encoding CoA pyrophosphatase — MRMDLDRAAEYEPREIPDEPYDAAVLIPVIEREGEHYLLFTKRADHLGEHPGQMSFPGGGREPEDASIRETALREANEEIALESHEADVIGQLDDIRTITEYAVTPFVARVPDRTYVPDEREVAEIAVLPLSGILDPDNYEYERRDHPYYGDVVIHYFRVDGYTVWGATGRIVVDLLELTTDWRAPERIDRDLA, encoded by the coding sequence ATGCGAATGGACCTGGACCGGGCCGCCGAGTACGAGCCCCGCGAGATCCCCGACGAGCCCTACGACGCGGCCGTGCTCATCCCGGTGATCGAGCGCGAGGGCGAGCACTACCTGCTCTTTACGAAGCGGGCGGATCACCTCGGCGAGCACCCCGGCCAGATGAGCTTCCCCGGCGGCGGGCGCGAGCCCGAAGACGCGTCGATCCGCGAGACCGCGCTCCGGGAGGCCAACGAGGAGATCGCGCTCGAATCTCACGAAGCGGACGTGATCGGCCAGTTAGACGACATCCGGACGATCACCGAGTACGCCGTGACGCCGTTCGTCGCGCGGGTGCCCGACCGCACCTACGTCCCCGACGAGCGCGAGGTCGCCGAGATCGCCGTCCTGCCGCTCTCGGGCATCCTCGATCCGGACAACTACGAGTACGAGCGCCGCGACCACCCCTACTACGGCGACGTCGTGATCCACTACTTCCGCGTCGACGGCTACACCGTCTGGGGCGCTACAGGAAGAATCGTCGTCGATCTGCTGGAGCTGACGACCGACTGGCGCGCCCCCGAGCGGATCGACCGCGATCTGGCGTAG
- a CDS encoding DUF7109 family protein codes for MSATLDELAGVVDLFDGLTREELSRALIELGARRGDDPDEDAVAESIETAVDRYFLARYEREGAADLLVPGPAAFPAVPEHGEDLPHIMDVPDRTLDRERLGEQVAERIAADADAAIDAGDAERVERLIDVTYDAEMWAPVELDGVRGRLDDALADA; via the coding sequence ATGAGCGCGACGCTGGACGAGCTGGCCGGCGTGGTCGACCTCTTCGACGGACTGACCCGCGAGGAACTCTCCCGGGCGCTGATCGAGCTCGGCGCCCGTCGGGGCGACGACCCCGACGAGGACGCCGTCGCCGAGTCGATCGAGACGGCCGTGGATCGGTACTTCCTGGCGCGCTACGAGCGCGAGGGCGCCGCCGATCTGCTGGTCCCCGGCCCCGCGGCGTTCCCCGCGGTCCCCGAGCACGGCGAGGACCTGCCCCACATCATGGACGTGCCCGACCGCACACTCGATCGAGAACGGCTCGGCGAGCAGGTCGCCGAGCGGATCGCGGCGGACGCCGACGCGGCGATCGACGCCGGCGACGCCGAGCGAGTCGAGCGGCTCATCGACGTCACGTACGACGCCGAGATGTGGGCGCCGGTCGAGCTCGACGGCGTCCGAGGACGGCTGGACGACGCGCTCGCGGACGCCTGA
- a CDS encoding type II toxin-antitoxin system HicA family toxin, with the protein MGRRTFSGKEVVTVLVNAGGFEWRRTTGDHAQLYYEHPTNEDDRRQVTVPLHDELRTETLREIADRAGARDFEAFCDWIDRNA; encoded by the coding sequence ATGGGACGACGAACGTTTTCGGGTAAAGAGGTCGTCACAGTGCTGGTGAACGCCGGCGGGTTCGAGTGGCGCAGGACGACCGGCGATCACGCGCAACTGTACTACGAACACCCGACCAACGAGGACGACCGCCGGCAGGTTACGGTGCCGCTTCACGACGAACTCCGGACGGAAACGCTCCGTGAGATTGCCGACAGAGCCGGAGCGCGAGACTTCGAGGCGTTTTGCGACTGGATCGACCGAAACGCGTAG
- a CDS encoding type II toxin-antitoxin system HicB family antitoxin, translating into MASSTRNGEPHEDEIRLWREGDGWIAKDVETGVTTQGSTRKAALDNLDEAVALHDGETGREPTDEELRELGIEPSDNATGDDEPPDVLE; encoded by the coding sequence ATGGCCAGTTCGACCCGGAACGGGGAGCCTCACGAGGACGAGATCCGTCTGTGGCGCGAGGGCGACGGGTGGATCGCGAAGGACGTCGAGACTGGCGTCACGACGCAGGGGTCCACTCGTAAGGCCGCACTGGATAACCTCGACGAGGCCGTCGCGCTCCACGACGGCGAAACCGGGCGCGAACCGACCGACGAGGAACTCCGGGAACTCGGAATCGAGCCGTCGGACAACGCGACTGGCGACGATGAGCCGCCGGACGTGCTCGAGTAG
- a CDS encoding glycosyl transferase family 2, translating to MEYVQERIATLHDLTGAAPDAPTGRSAVVVPMTDREYAGRAAERVLSTLADVDPERVVVALRAPPERVRPFREWLDGFDFDADLLWCNGPAVESLLADRGLEGDHGKGRDVWLALGVAAAGSEFVAVHDADAKSYAPTHVPRLLAPLAADYSFSKGYYARVENDRLYGRLYRLFVAPLLRSLDDAHDDPVLDYLDAFRYPLAGEFAMTADLARSVRAQPSWGLEIGTLGETFDRVGFEGSAQVDLDVHEHDHRAVSGSDGLSGMAEHVGAALFRVLEDQGVAVDYDAVRERYREVGAAMVDQYAADAGFNDLAFDRAAEREQVRTYADAISTPGPDRRLPAWTDAPLAADEVVAAAERALESAPDAADGVALDD from the coding sequence ATGGAGTACGTCCAGGAGCGGATCGCGACGCTGCACGACCTGACGGGGGCGGCGCCGGACGCGCCGACGGGTCGCAGCGCCGTGGTCGTCCCGATGACCGACCGGGAGTACGCCGGTCGCGCCGCCGAGCGGGTGCTCTCGACGCTCGCGGACGTCGATCCCGAGCGGGTCGTCGTCGCGCTGCGCGCGCCGCCCGAGCGCGTCCGCCCGTTCCGGGAGTGGCTCGACGGGTTCGACTTCGACGCCGACCTGCTGTGGTGCAACGGCCCCGCCGTCGAGTCGCTGCTGGCCGACCGCGGCCTCGAGGGCGACCACGGGAAGGGCCGTGACGTCTGGCTCGCGCTCGGCGTCGCCGCCGCCGGCAGCGAGTTCGTCGCCGTTCACGACGCCGACGCGAAGAGCTACGCGCCGACCCACGTCCCGCGCCTGCTCGCTCCCCTGGCCGCGGACTACTCGTTCTCGAAGGGGTACTACGCCCGCGTCGAGAACGACCGGCTGTACGGCCGGCTCTACCGGCTGTTCGTCGCGCCGCTGCTCCGCTCGCTCGACGACGCCCACGACGACCCCGTCCTCGACTACCTCGACGCGTTCCGCTACCCGCTGGCCGGCGAGTTCGCGATGACGGCCGACCTCGCACGCTCGGTCCGGGCGCAGCCGAGCTGGGGCCTGGAGATCGGCACGCTCGGCGAGACGTTCGACCGGGTCGGCTTCGAGGGCTCCGCGCAGGTCGACCTCGACGTCCACGAGCACGACCACCGCGCGGTCTCGGGGTCCGACGGGCTCTCCGGGATGGCCGAGCACGTCGGCGCCGCGCTGTTCCGAGTGCTGGAGGATCAGGGCGTCGCCGTCGACTACGACGCCGTCCGCGAGCGCTACCGCGAGGTCGGCGCCGCGATGGTCGACCAGTACGCCGCCGACGCCGGGTTCAACGACCTCGCGTTCGACCGCGCCGCAGAGCGCGAGCAGGTCCGAACGTACGCCGACGCGATCTCGACGCCCGGCCCGGATCGGCGGCTTCCCGCCTGGACGGACGCTCCGCTCGCGGCGGACGAGGTGGTCGCGGCGGCCGAGCGGGCGCTCGAATCGGCGCCCGACGCGGCGGACGGCGTCGCGCTCGACGACTGA
- a CDS encoding HVO_0758 family zinc finger protein, whose amino-acid sequence MKSVRKALRDGDLFKDTYERVNCADCEKTLKTKNDPGEIGTVRACPECGGEWKELR is encoded by the coding sequence ATGAAATCCGTCAGGAAGGCGCTGCGCGACGGCGACCTGTTCAAGGACACCTACGAGCGCGTCAACTGCGCGGACTGCGAGAAGACGCTCAAGACGAAAAACGACCCGGGCGAGATCGGCACCGTCCGGGCGTGTCCGGAGTGTGGCGGCGAGTGGAAGGAGCTCCGGTAA
- a CDS encoding aldo/keto reductase — protein MATNAGTWAYRDRFHESFGRTYFRRFGDGLASSIGIGTYLGDPTDDVDEQYHESIVRGLEHGINVVDTAINYRCQRSERVVGRALDDADVDREEVVVATKGGFIPFDGERPDDPGRYVREEFVESDIAPRDALVRGNHCIHPGFLDDQLDRSLENLGLDTIDLYYVHNPEAQLAERSREAVYDQLEAAFERLEERAAEGDIERYGVATWNCFRVPRGADSYLSLPEVVSRARDAADAAGNAATHFRAIQLPFNVVMADAFTVEAHETPEGDKSALQFANDAELDVFTSASIAQGELAESLPEEVAARLQGDTTAQRAINFARSAPGVTCSLVGAKSVTHVEENVAAGTFDPLGADAFDAVFE, from the coding sequence ATGGCGACGAACGCGGGCACCTGGGCGTACCGCGACCGGTTCCACGAGTCGTTCGGGCGCACCTACTTCCGGCGGTTCGGCGACGGGCTGGCGTCGAGCATCGGTATCGGGACGTATCTGGGCGATCCGACCGACGACGTCGACGAGCAGTACCACGAGTCGATCGTCCGAGGGCTCGAACACGGCATCAACGTTGTCGACACCGCGATCAACTACCGGTGCCAGCGCAGCGAGCGCGTCGTCGGGCGCGCGCTCGACGACGCCGACGTCGACCGCGAGGAAGTCGTGGTCGCGACCAAAGGCGGCTTCATTCCCTTCGACGGCGAGCGCCCCGACGACCCCGGCCGGTACGTCCGCGAGGAGTTCGTCGAGTCCGACATTGCGCCCCGCGACGCGCTGGTTCGGGGAAACCACTGCATCCATCCCGGCTTCCTCGACGACCAGCTCGACCGCTCGCTGGAGAATCTCGGGCTCGATACGATCGACCTCTACTACGTCCACAACCCGGAAGCCCAGCTCGCGGAGCGCTCGCGCGAGGCCGTCTACGACCAGCTCGAAGCCGCCTTCGAGCGTCTGGAGGAGCGGGCCGCAGAGGGCGACATCGAGCGCTACGGCGTCGCGACGTGGAACTGCTTCCGAGTTCCGAGGGGCGCGGACAGCTACCTCTCGCTGCCCGAGGTCGTCTCCCGGGCGCGGGACGCCGCCGACGCCGCGGGGAACGCGGCGACGCACTTCCGGGCGATCCAGCTACCGTTCAACGTGGTCATGGCCGACGCGTTCACCGTCGAAGCCCACGAGACGCCCGAGGGAGACAAGAGCGCGCTCCAGTTCGCCAACGACGCCGAACTCGACGTGTTCACGAGCGCGAGCATCGCGCAGGGCGAACTCGCCGAGAGCCTGCCCGAGGAGGTCGCGGCGCGCCTGCAGGGCGACACGACGGCCCAGCGCGCGATCAACTTCGCCCGGAGCGCGCCCGGCGTGACCTGTTCGCTCGTCGGCGCGAAGTCGGTTACACACGTCGAGGAGAACGTCGCCGCGGGAACGTTCGACCCGCTCGGCGCCGACGCGTTCGACGCCGTCTTCGAGTAG
- a CDS encoding bifunctional oligoribonuclease/PAP phosphatase NrnA, with amino-acid sequence MRSPVAQRGVVDDALRAVGPDLTLLAGGVAAVVLLAVLWLAVQWLRRPAGVRFQRLLRDHDRVAVLMHPNPDPDAMSCALAVAAIADTVDTEARLCYPGQIRHQENRAFRTVLELEAEQIDTADELEDDPVVLVDHNTARGFPGAAGVDPIAVVDHHPGDGEGSSFTDVRTNYGACATILAEYLEAVGVRPVDDEDADDAAQPLPWEVATGLLYGIQSDTNHLTKGCTGAEFSAAAYLFPGIDEGALDRIANPQVSAETLEIKARAIRQRETRGSFAVAAVGEVSNVDAIPQAADELLYLEGITAVVVYGKYDDSLHLSGRSRDDRVHMGDILSAVVDDIPMASAGGHARMGGGQISIAHMQGIGPSDGMTEHEFTERLFGALSGDI; translated from the coding sequence ATGCGGTCTCCAGTCGCCCAGCGGGGCGTCGTCGACGACGCGCTGCGGGCGGTCGGGCCCGATCTCACGCTGCTGGCCGGCGGCGTCGCCGCCGTCGTGCTGCTGGCGGTGCTGTGGCTCGCCGTCCAGTGGCTGCGGCGGCCGGCCGGCGTCCGCTTTCAGCGGCTGCTCCGCGATCACGATCGCGTCGCGGTGCTCATGCATCCGAACCCGGACCCGGACGCGATGTCGTGCGCCCTGGCGGTCGCCGCCATCGCCGACACCGTCGACACCGAGGCGCGGCTGTGTTATCCCGGCCAGATCCGTCATCAGGAGAACCGGGCATTCAGAACCGTTCTGGAACTGGAAGCCGAGCAGATCGACACCGCGGATGAGCTGGAAGACGACCCGGTCGTCCTGGTCGACCACAACACGGCGAGGGGGTTCCCCGGTGCGGCTGGGGTCGATCCGATCGCCGTCGTCGACCATCATCCCGGCGACGGCGAGGGCAGCAGCTTCACCGACGTGCGAACGAACTACGGCGCCTGCGCGACCATCCTCGCGGAGTACCTCGAAGCGGTCGGCGTCCGGCCGGTCGACGACGAGGACGCCGACGACGCCGCCCAGCCGCTGCCGTGGGAGGTCGCGACCGGGCTGCTGTACGGCATCCAGTCCGACACCAACCACCTGACGAAGGGCTGTACCGGCGCCGAGTTCTCCGCCGCGGCGTACCTGTTCCCCGGCATCGACGAGGGGGCGCTCGACCGGATCGCGAACCCGCAGGTCAGCGCCGAGACCCTGGAGATCAAGGCCCGCGCGATCCGCCAGCGCGAGACCCGCGGCTCGTTCGCGGTCGCGGCGGTCGGCGAGGTCTCGAACGTCGACGCCATCCCGCAGGCGGCCGACGAGCTGCTCTACCTGGAAGGGATCACCGCGGTCGTCGTCTACGGGAAGTACGACGACAGCCTCCACCTCTCGGGGCGCTCTCGCGACGATCGGGTTCACATGGGCGACATCCTCTCGGCGGTCGTCGACGACATCCCGATGGCGTCGGCCGGCGGCCACGCCCGCATGGGCGGCGGCCAGATCTCGATCGCGCACATGCAGGGGATCGGCCCCTCCGATGGGATGACCGAACACGAGTTCACCGAGCGGCTGTTCGGCGCGCTTTCGGGCGACATCTGA
- a CDS encoding SDR family oxidoreductase: protein MRVAILGCGYVGVELGRQLTAAGHEAIGVRRSDDGVATIEAAGFEAVRADVTDDESLATVPDADAVVFAASSGGRGAAAAREVYVDGLRTAIDHFGDREDPPGRLVYTSSTGVYGDHDGAFVDESTPIEPTTEKTEVLAEAERLARERAAERGIDGTVARFSGLYGPERYRLDRYLEGPVTEGYLNMIHRVDAAGAVRYLLEEDLARDDVVLVTDDEPAPKWEFADWLAEQCGEPAPPKRTKEERLDDPDLSEAGRRRIRTSKRCSNDRLRELGYEFAYPTYREGYRAAIEAYRGESA, encoded by the coding sequence ATGCGCGTCGCAATTCTGGGCTGTGGCTACGTCGGCGTCGAACTCGGACGGCAGCTGACGGCGGCCGGCCACGAGGCGATCGGCGTCAGGCGATCGGACGACGGCGTCGCGACGATCGAGGCCGCGGGGTTCGAGGCGGTGCGGGCCGACGTCACCGACGACGAGTCGCTGGCAACGGTTCCCGACGCCGACGCGGTCGTGTTCGCGGCGAGTTCGGGCGGGCGCGGCGCCGCGGCGGCCCGCGAGGTGTACGTCGACGGGCTCCGGACGGCGATCGATCACTTCGGCGATCGCGAGGATCCCCCAGGCCGGCTCGTCTACACGTCGAGCACCGGCGTCTACGGCGATCACGACGGCGCGTTCGTCGACGAGTCGACGCCGATCGAACCGACGACCGAGAAGACCGAGGTGCTGGCCGAAGCCGAACGATTGGCTCGCGAGCGAGCGGCCGAGCGAGGAATCGACGGCACCGTCGCGAGGTTTTCCGGGCTGTACGGGCCCGAACGATATCGGCTAGACCGGTATCTAGAGGGACCGGTGACAGAGGGATACCTGAACATGATCCACCGCGTGGACGCCGCCGGCGCCGTCCGATACCTGCTCGAAGAGGATCTGGCTCGCGACGACGTCGTGCTGGTGACCGACGACGAGCCGGCGCCGAAGTGGGAGTTCGCTGACTGGCTGGCCGAACAGTGCGGCGAGCCCGCGCCGCCAAAGCGGACGAAGGAAGAGCGGCTGGACGATCCGGACCTCTCGGAGGCGGGGCGACGCCGCATCCGCACCAGCAAGCGCTGCTCGAACGATCGACTCCGGGAGCTGGGATACGAGTTCGCGTATCCGACGTATCGGGAGGGCTACCGGGCGGCGATCGAGGCCTACCGCGGCGAGTCCGCCTGA
- a CDS encoding DUF5791 family protein, whose translation MIHEQRTDLDGLSPAGLREEYDADLRAVIDDRGAEAQNASSPASQARQDVDAVAEESGVDREVVAALADGESPEISMADAAAIQALDDDAPDADTIVEMAWEHLLLGMSSAVLDVETLASEVDAELSAKEIQQKLERRASATLDEFVAIEHPIVDRQY comes from the coding sequence ATGATCCACGAGCAGCGAACCGATCTCGACGGACTATCGCCCGCCGGGCTGCGCGAGGAGTACGACGCCGATCTGCGAGCGGTGATCGACGATCGCGGCGCCGAAGCGCAAAACGCTTCGAGCCCTGCCTCGCAGGCTCGGCAGGACGTCGACGCCGTCGCCGAGGAGTCGGGCGTCGACCGCGAGGTCGTCGCCGCGCTGGCCGACGGCGAGTCACCCGAGATTTCGATGGCCGACGCCGCGGCGATCCAGGCGCTCGACGACGACGCGCCCGACGCGGACACGATCGTCGAGATGGCCTGGGAGCACCTGCTGCTGGGGATGTCCTCGGCCGTGCTCGACGTCGAGACGCTGGCGAGCGAGGTCGACGCCGAGCTTTCGGCGAAGGAGATCCAGCAGAAGTTAGAGCGCCGCGCCTCGGCGACGCTCGACGAGTTCGTCGCGATCGAGCACCCGATCGTCGACAGGCAGTACTAG